In Adhaeribacter swui, the genomic window CTTACCAGATTAATCATACAGTAAATAGTTCTTCTCAGAAAACAAGAGTATCAGCGGTGCCTTACTGGAGTCACCAGTATGTATATTCTTATTCTGAAATAAATGCTGCAAGCCCAGAACAAATTGAGTTTTATAAGCGCTTTAAGACTTCTTTTCTAGATGGGGAATACTTAGACCTACAAGGAAATACCAACTATGCCTTTATCCTCCTTTTCGACCTATTAAATAATGACTACGAAAAGCATAAAGATCTTGCTCGTCTAGAAAATGAATTAAATATTCTGGGCTTTCATTATCCTAAAACAGAGTCCTATGGAACTAGTTTCCTGATTCAAAAGATGTCGGCAGCAGGCGACAGTGCAGGAATAGCTAGGCTCAGGAATACCCAAAGTAATTACCAAAATTCATATTTGAACAACTATGAGTATGACAGTTGGAAGTTAGGAACTAAATATAAGACAAAGCTTGATTTAAAGGAAGAAGAAGTTAAGTTACTCAACAAGCTCTGGAATCCAGGTAACAACTTTTGTGGGATTGAATTTTGCCTTATAGAGGTGCTCAAGCTATACTTAGTTACTATAAACGAGCTAGAGAATGTATGTAGGGAAGGGGGTACTTCGCTCACGGGAGAGTTTGAGATAGTTTCGGATATTGTTGCCCGCAAGCATTTTAAATACAGAAAAAATTCAAGTAACTATAAATATAGTATAGAATCTACAACGAATGAACTTTACATTCTTATTTTTAAACATTGTGAAAATGCGGTCCGAGAGCATTATGGACATAAACGAAAAATAAGTACAACAGCTCCCTATCACGCAGTACCAGATGTTTTAACTCAAATTGAAAATAGAATAGTTACAAGGTTAAATAAAATTCTTCCAAACCTACTAACTGTTATTAACCCACCTGATGAAGCCACAGAAACCGAGCTTAATATACAGAATACAAGCCGGTGGAAAACCAAATTTGATGAAATCACATACAACTTTAAAGGTGTAGACGGCAAAAAGTTTATTGAAGATATCAAGCAGCTTGGAAACCTTAACCAAAAGAATCCTTCACTAGAGAACATTTATTTTGAGGCATCTAAGTTTATTGCTAAAACTGATCGAGAAGCAGCATTAATCTTATATGTCTACTACTTGTACTATGACTTGCAGTCCGTTGCATTCAACAATAAGCAGCTAACCAAGACGATTCAAAAAAGCTTGTTTAAGACGGAAGGTCAACTGCATGATTTTGAGTCCATCCTAAAAGATTTAATAATAGATAGGGACTTAGATAAGGCTCTTCAATCTGTTCCTAGACTATATATACCCAAACGAAAGAAGATTCAACTCAATACCGAAGTTATAAAAGAAGTTCAACAGCTTCATTCGGGTACCGTGGAGTTGCTAAATGAGTATCTTCAGGAAGAAGAGGATTCTGTTGCTGTTGAACTTACAGAGAAGGAAGGAGTGGAAAATTTGGAAGCAACTGAAATCTCCTTTGAACGCTTGTTACCACAAACTGTGGTCACGGAAAACTTATTTGTGGATGGACTTATTTTAAGTGGTCCTCAAAGCGATTTGTTACGCCTTTTCTCTAATAACAACTTTTCCCTCACCCAACAGGATGTGGAGAGCTTTTCCAAATCCAAAGGATTAATGCGAAGTCAATTAATCGACAGCATCAATGAAAATTGCTTCGATCAGCTGGATGATGTACTGATTGAAGAAGATGGGGATTATTTTACTATTTACGAAAACTACTTCAAACAACTTATTAAGATATGATAGATAATATCAAACCTAAAGAAGCCACAGCTATCATAAACTCCCTTTTAGGTGGTGTGGTTCCTAAAATCGGATTGCAACACATTACTGTAGGAAGATCAGCTGAAGTAGAGGCATTTATATCCTCACTGGAGGACGTAAAGAACGGCCACAGTATGGTTAAGTTTTGGATTGGTGATTTCGGGTCTGGTAAATCTTTCATGATGCACCTGCTCAACACGGTGGCATT contains:
- a CDS encoding tellurite resistance TerB C-terminal domain-containing protein: MKILLIIFRWILGIFLCLVSIGGFASGDIGPALFMLTLGLLLLPPIAKAVFRRKRKKDSKVRSNIIHNPPFVEKPSTEQPAKEEWVKKVDNGVMSNSNKDDSIIDVSGFTYQINHTVNSSSQKTRVSAVPYWSHQYVYSYSEINAASPEQIEFYKRFKTSFLDGEYLDLQGNTNYAFILLFDLLNNDYEKHKDLARLENELNILGFHYPKTESYGTSFLIQKMSAAGDSAGIARLRNTQSNYQNSYLNNYEYDSWKLGTKYKTKLDLKEEEVKLLNKLWNPGNNFCGIEFCLIEVLKLYLVTINELENVCREGGTSLTGEFEIVSDIVARKHFKYRKNSSNYKYSIESTTNELYILIFKHCENAVREHYGHKRKISTTAPYHAVPDVLTQIENRIVTRLNKILPNLLTVINPPDEATETELNIQNTSRWKTKFDEITYNFKGVDGKKFIEDIKQLGNLNQKNPSLENIYFEASKFIAKTDREAALILYVYYLYYDLQSVAFNNKQLTKTIQKSLFKTEGQLHDFESILKDLIIDRDLDKALQSVPRLYIPKRKKIQLNTEVIKEVQQLHSGTVELLNEYLQEEEDSVAVELTEKEGVENLEATEISFERLLPQTVVTENLFVDGLILSGPQSDLLRLFSNNNFSLTQQDVESFSKSKGLMRSQLIDSINENCFDQLDDVLIEEDGDYFTIYENYFKQLIKI